A single genomic interval of Hafnia alvei harbors:
- the ltaE gene encoding low-specificity L-threonine aldolase: MIDLRSDTVTRPSDAMRLAMSRAEVGDDVYGDDPSVNLLEQEAAELTGKEAALFLPTGTQANLVALLTHCQRGEEYIVGQKAHNYLFEAGGAAVLGSIQPQPIDAAADGTLPLDVVASVIKPDDVHFARTKLLCIENTHNGKVLPLNYLQQAWIFTREKGLALHVDGARIMNATVALNVPLSTLTQYCDTLTICLSKGLGAPIGSLLCGSAEYIKQARRWRKMVGGGMRQAGILAEAARYALLNNVERLREDHDNAQWLANALSAIGVEVMAPGAQTNMLFLKVPAHEAAQLGGWMKERGVLMSAGPVTRIVTHLDVSRSDLEKLVSLWKEFKQSINTQSSTTASKAIYG, translated from the coding sequence GTGATCGACCTTCGTAGTGATACCGTTACTCGTCCAAGTGACGCCATGCGTTTAGCCATGTCTCGTGCCGAAGTCGGCGATGATGTTTATGGTGACGATCCCAGCGTTAACCTGCTTGAACAAGAAGCCGCTGAGCTTACAGGTAAAGAAGCCGCACTGTTTTTGCCAACGGGTACACAAGCAAATTTGGTGGCGCTGCTGACACATTGCCAACGTGGCGAAGAGTATATCGTTGGGCAAAAGGCGCATAACTATCTGTTTGAGGCCGGCGGCGCTGCGGTTCTCGGCAGTATCCAACCGCAGCCGATTGATGCCGCAGCCGATGGCACTTTGCCGCTCGACGTCGTCGCCAGCGTTATCAAACCCGATGATGTTCATTTTGCGCGCACCAAGCTGCTGTGCATCGAAAATACCCATAACGGCAAAGTCTTACCGCTCAACTATCTGCAGCAGGCATGGATATTCACACGTGAAAAAGGCCTTGCTCTGCACGTTGACGGCGCGCGTATTATGAATGCCACGGTGGCGCTTAACGTACCGTTGTCGACGCTGACACAGTACTGCGACACGCTGACTATTTGCCTTTCCAAAGGATTAGGCGCGCCAATTGGTTCGCTGTTGTGCGGCAGCGCTGAATACATTAAGCAGGCACGTCGCTGGCGCAAAATGGTCGGTGGCGGCATGCGTCAGGCCGGTATTTTGGCCGAAGCGGCACGCTATGCGCTGCTCAACAACGTTGAACGTCTACGAGAAGATCATGATAACGCACAGTGGCTGGCTAATGCGCTAAGCGCCATTGGCGTCGAAGTTATGGCTCCGGGGGCACAAACCAATATGCTGTTCCTCAAAGTCCCCGCGCATGAAGCCGCTCAATTAGGCGGATGGATGAAAGAGCGCGGCGTGCTGATGAGCGCAGGTCCTGTCACGCGTATTGTGACCCATCTCGACGTCTCACGTTCAGATCTCGAAAAACTGGTTTCCTTATGGAAAGAGTTTAAACAATCTATCAATACTCAGAGCAGCACCACAGCCAGCAAAGCTATTTACGGCTAA
- the poxB gene encoding ubiquinone-dependent pyruvate dehydrogenase gives MKQTVATLVAKTLDQAGVKRIWGVTGDSLNGLSDSLLRMGTIRWIGTRHEEVAAFAAGAEAQLTGQLAVCAGSCGPGNLHLINGLFDCHRNHVPVLAIAAHIPSSEIGSGYFQETHPQELFRECSHYCELISNPEQLPQALEVAMRQAILKKGVSVIVLPGDVALRPAPEDANLVWHTPLLPRVLPPESELEAFKNILESGKKITLLCGSGCEGAHDELIQFAEKIKAPIVHALRGKEHVEWDNPYDVGMTGLIGFSSGYHAMMNADTLILLGTQFPYRAFYPTKATIVQVDTNAASIGSHCAVNLPLLGDVKSTLQALLPKLETRSDRQFLDQALEHYHKARKDLDALATSNDDQPIHPQYLAQQISELANEDAIFTCDVGTPTVWAARYLKMNGKRRLLGSFNHGSMANAMPQALGAQGSYPDRQVIALCGDGGFTMLMGDFLTLAQQKLPVKIVIFNNSVLGFVAMEMKAGGYLTDGTDLHNPDFAAIANAAGIKGIRVEKASEVNSALAEAFAHDGPVVVDVVTAKQELAMPPQIKFEQAKGFSLYMLRAIINGRGDEVVELAKTNWLR, from the coding sequence ATGAAGCAAACTGTTGCAACCCTAGTCGCTAAAACACTCGATCAGGCTGGCGTAAAACGTATTTGGGGCGTCACTGGCGACTCCCTAAACGGCCTCAGCGACAGCCTATTAAGAATGGGAACCATACGGTGGATTGGCACGCGCCATGAAGAAGTCGCAGCCTTTGCCGCAGGTGCCGAAGCACAGCTCACCGGACAGCTCGCCGTCTGCGCGGGGTCCTGTGGGCCGGGTAACCTTCATCTGATCAATGGCCTGTTTGACTGTCACCGCAACCACGTTCCGGTACTCGCCATCGCGGCACATATTCCTTCCAGCGAAATCGGCAGCGGCTATTTTCAAGAAACACATCCACAAGAACTGTTTCGTGAATGCAGCCATTACTGTGAATTAATTTCCAATCCAGAACAGCTACCTCAAGCGCTTGAAGTGGCGATGCGTCAGGCCATTCTCAAGAAAGGCGTTTCGGTCATTGTGCTGCCGGGCGATGTTGCACTGCGTCCCGCCCCTGAGGATGCCAACCTCGTTTGGCACACGCCTTTGCTGCCTCGCGTTTTGCCACCGGAAAGCGAGCTGGAAGCCTTTAAAAACATTTTGGAAAGCGGCAAAAAAATCACTCTACTGTGCGGCAGCGGTTGTGAAGGCGCCCACGACGAGCTGATTCAGTTTGCCGAAAAGATAAAAGCGCCGATTGTTCACGCGCTGCGCGGCAAAGAACACGTTGAGTGGGATAACCCTTATGATGTTGGGATGACTGGACTTATCGGCTTCTCCTCCGGCTACCATGCCATGATGAACGCCGACACCCTGATTTTGCTCGGCACCCAATTCCCCTACCGTGCGTTTTACCCGACTAAGGCAACCATCGTTCAGGTTGATACCAATGCGGCCAGCATCGGTTCACACTGCGCCGTCAATTTACCGTTGCTCGGCGATGTGAAATCAACGCTCCAAGCGCTGCTGCCTAAACTTGAAACCCGCAGCGATCGCCAGTTCTTGGATCAAGCGTTAGAGCACTACCACAAAGCACGTAAAGATCTGGATGCACTGGCGACGTCCAACGACGACCAGCCGATCCATCCACAATATTTGGCGCAGCAAATCAGCGAACTGGCTAACGAAGACGCAATATTTACCTGCGACGTTGGCACACCAACCGTATGGGCCGCGCGTTATCTCAAAATGAACGGCAAACGCCGTTTACTGGGCTCGTTTAATCATGGTTCCATGGCTAACGCGATGCCACAGGCCCTAGGCGCACAGGGAAGCTATCCTGACCGTCAGGTTATCGCCCTATGCGGTGACGGTGGATTTACCATGTTAATGGGCGATTTCCTCACGCTAGCGCAGCAAAAATTGCCGGTCAAAATCGTGATTTTCAATAATAGCGTGCTGGGATTTGTAGCAATGGAAATGAAGGCCGGTGGCTATCTTACTGATGGTACCGACCTGCATAATCCTGATTTTGCCGCCATTGCGAATGCCGCAGGGATCAAGGGCATTCGCGTAGAAAAAGCCTCTGAGGTAAACAGCGCACTGGCTGAAGCTTTCGCCCACGATGGACCGGTCGTCGTCGACGTGGTTACCGCCAAGCAAGAGCTCGCTATGCCGCCACAGATTAAATTTGAGCAGGCAAAAGGCTTCAGCCTTTATATGCTACGCGCCATTATTAACGGTCGTGGAGACGAAGTGGTGGAGTTAGCCAAAACCAACTGGCTACGCTAA
- the hcr gene encoding NADH oxidoreductase translates to MTMPTPLCPNQMQVHSIHQETPDVWTISLICHDFYPYHPGQYALVSIRDSEETLRAYTLSSSPGQSKFITISVRCLPDGEGSRWLTQEVHPGQQLWLSDAQGEFTCANAPADRYLMLAAGCGVTPIMSMTRWLLANRPEAHVQVIFNVRTPRDVIFANEWRDLDARYSQLKLTLMAESDASAEFLTGRITRETLEQICPDIANRTVMTCGPAPYMKAVKQLALDLGVPAQNFYQEQFQVVADNDADGATLRLTTNTPLHTYHAPVGATLLFAMEQNKLPIQAACRAGVCGCCKTRILSGDYTTSSTMTLTPDEIAQGYVLACSCQLNSDVVIA, encoded by the coding sequence ATGACAATGCCAACTCCCCTCTGCCCTAATCAGATGCAGGTGCATTCCATTCATCAGGAAACGCCGGACGTCTGGACAATTTCGCTTATTTGCCACGATTTCTACCCTTATCATCCGGGGCAATATGCGCTGGTGAGCATTCGTGATAGCGAAGAAACGCTGCGCGCTTACACGCTGTCTTCGTCTCCGGGGCAAAGTAAATTCATTACGATCAGCGTGCGTTGCTTACCCGACGGCGAGGGTTCGCGCTGGCTCACGCAGGAAGTTCATCCGGGGCAACAGCTGTGGCTCTCCGATGCGCAAGGCGAATTCACCTGCGCCAATGCACCTGCCGATCGCTACCTGATGCTTGCCGCTGGCTGTGGTGTGACGCCAATCATGTCTATGACCCGCTGGCTATTGGCGAATCGCCCAGAAGCTCACGTGCAGGTGATTTTCAATGTGCGAACCCCACGCGACGTGATTTTTGCCAATGAGTGGCGCGATCTTGATGCGCGTTATTCACAGCTGAAGCTAACGCTGATGGCTGAAAGCGACGCTAGCGCCGAGTTTTTGACCGGCAGAATTACGCGTGAAACGCTGGAACAGATTTGCCCTGATATTGCCAATCGCACCGTGATGACCTGCGGCCCGGCGCCTTACATGAAAGCGGTAAAACAGCTCGCACTCGATCTGGGCGTTCCAGCACAAAACTTCTATCAAGAACAGTTCCAAGTGGTTGCCGATAACGACGCCGATGGCGCAACGCTCAGGCTCACCACCAACACCCCGTTGCACACCTATCACGCACCGGTTGGCGCAACACTGCTTTTCGCGATGGAACAGAACAAGCTTCCTATTCAGGCGGCCTGCCGTGCAGGGGTTTGTGGTTGCTGTAAAACCCGCATTCTTAGCGGTGACTACACCACCAGCAGTACCATGACGCTGACGCCGGACGAAATCGCGCAAGGGTATGTACTCGCCTGCTCTTGCCAGCTAAACAGCGATGTGGTTATTGCTTAA
- the hcp gene encoding hydroxylamine reductase encodes MYCVQCEQTIRTPAGNGCSFAQGMCGKTAETSDLQDLLVAALQGLSAWALKARELGIIDHNIDNFVPRAFFSTLTNVNFDSERIVGYAREALEMRDALMVACRAVDANAQVDHPLADIQLAGTDLATLRKQAEEFALNNDKAEIGDDVHGLRMLNLYGLKGAAAYMEHAHVLGQYSDDIYAEFHAYMAWLGTQPRDVDTLLNNAMGIGKMNFNVMAILDKGETDAYGHPTPTSVNVRPVAGKAILISGHDLKDLRMLLEQTEGTGVNIYTHGEMLPAHGYPELKKFKHLVGNYGSGWQNQQTEFAKFPGPILMTSNCIIDPNVGNYTDRIWTRSIVGWPGARHLEGDDFSQIIAQAQVCEGFPYNEIEHMITVGFGRQTLLNAADTVIDLVSQKKLRHVFLVGGCDGSRAERSYFTDFARAVPQDCLILTLACGKYRFNKLDFGTLEGLPRLLDVGQCNDAYGAIMLAVKLAETLGCGVNDLPLSLVLSWFEQKAIVILLTLLSLGVKNIYTGPTAPGFLTDNLLAILNEKFGMRSISTVEADMTEILGA; translated from the coding sequence ATGTACTGTGTCCAATGTGAACAAACCATCCGAACGCCTGCGGGTAATGGCTGTTCTTTCGCCCAAGGTATGTGTGGCAAAACTGCTGAAACGTCTGATCTACAAGATCTGCTGGTTGCAGCCTTACAAGGCCTGTCTGCATGGGCACTGAAAGCACGTGAGCTGGGCATTATCGACCACAATATTGATAACTTCGTGCCTCGCGCCTTCTTCTCAACGCTAACTAACGTTAACTTCGATTCAGAACGTATCGTCGGTTATGCCCGTGAAGCGTTGGAAATGCGCGATGCGCTGATGGTTGCCTGCCGCGCGGTTGACGCTAACGCACAGGTTGATCATCCATTAGCTGATATACAGCTGGCGGGTACAGACCTTGCCACGCTGCGCAAACAGGCTGAAGAATTCGCGCTCAATAACGATAAAGCAGAAATCGGCGACGACGTTCACGGCCTGCGCATGCTAAACCTGTATGGCTTGAAAGGCGCAGCGGCCTATATGGAACATGCCCACGTTCTCGGCCAATACAGCGACGATATTTATGCTGAATTCCACGCTTATATGGCATGGCTAGGTACTCAGCCGCGCGACGTTGATACCCTGCTGAATAATGCCATGGGCATCGGCAAAATGAACTTCAACGTGATGGCGATTCTGGACAAAGGCGAAACCGACGCTTACGGTCACCCAACGCCAACCTCCGTTAACGTTCGCCCTGTTGCAGGCAAAGCCATTCTGATTTCAGGCCACGACCTGAAAGATCTGCGCATGCTGCTGGAACAAACCGAAGGCACCGGCGTAAACATCTATACCCACGGTGAAATGTTACCCGCGCATGGCTACCCTGAACTGAAAAAATTCAAACACTTGGTCGGTAACTACGGCAGCGGCTGGCAGAACCAGCAAACTGAATTCGCCAAGTTCCCAGGCCCAATTCTGATGACCTCCAACTGCATTATTGATCCAAACGTCGGTAACTATACCGACCGTATTTGGACGCGTAGCATCGTCGGCTGGCCAGGCGCGCGTCATTTAGAAGGTGACGACTTCAGCCAGATCATCGCTCAGGCGCAGGTGTGTGAAGGCTTCCCATACAACGAAATCGAACACATGATCACCGTCGGTTTTGGTCGCCAGACCTTGCTGAACGCGGCAGATACCGTGATCGATTTAGTGTCACAGAAAAAACTGCGCCACGTATTCTTAGTGGGCGGCTGTGACGGTAGCCGCGCTGAACGTAGCTATTTCACCGATTTCGCCCGCGCCGTGCCTCAAGACTGCCTGATCTTGACCTTAGCCTGCGGTAAATATCGTTTCAACAAGCTGGACTTCGGTACTCTGGAAGGCTTGCCACGCTTGCTGGATGTCGGTCAGTGTAACGATGCCTACGGCGCAATCATGCTGGCGGTGAAACTGGCTGAAACACTAGGCTGCGGTGTGAACGATTTGCCGCTGAGCTTAGTTCTGTCTTGGTTTGAGCAGAAAGCCATCGTGATCCTACTGACCTTACTGTCTCTGGGTGTGAAGAATATCTACACCGGCCCAACGGCTCCGGGCTTCTTGACCGACAACCTGCTGGCCATTCTGAATGAAAAATTCGGCATGCGTTCCATCTCTACGGTTGAAGCGGATATGACCGAAATTCTGGGCGCGTAA
- a CDS encoding lysine exporter LysO family protein, which translates to MYSGLLIILVPLLLGYLIPLRQKSLVVLINRLLSWMVYVILFFMGISLAFLDNLSENLWLIFQYASVFFICIIVANLIALLLLEKKRPWVVPHKQEELPSRLHMALESLKLCGVVVGGFALGLTQWPWLSYASHGSEYALIFLLLLVGLQLRNSGMSLKQIILNRRGMIIAVLVCVSALVGGAVAALLLGLPIKTGLAIASAYGWYSLSGIMMTDAFGPVIGSAAFFNDLARELFAIMMIPTLVQRSRSSALGLCGATSMDFTLPVLQRSGGLELVPAAIVHGFALSLIAPVLMAVFSS; encoded by the coding sequence ATGTACTCGGGACTGCTCATTATCTTGGTGCCGCTTCTGCTCGGCTACCTAATCCCTCTACGCCAAAAGAGCTTAGTGGTATTAATCAACCGTCTGCTTAGCTGGATGGTTTACGTCATTCTGTTTTTCATGGGCATCAGCCTCGCGTTTCTCGATAATCTCAGTGAAAACCTGTGGCTTATTTTTCAGTATGCTTCGGTATTCTTTATTTGCATCATCGTTGCCAATCTTATTGCATTACTGCTACTTGAAAAAAAGCGCCCTTGGGTTGTACCTCATAAACAGGAAGAACTTCCTTCACGTCTTCACATGGCGCTAGAGTCGCTCAAGCTGTGCGGCGTGGTGGTCGGTGGTTTTGCGCTCGGCCTAACGCAGTGGCCATGGCTCAGCTACGCCTCTCACGGCAGTGAATATGCACTGATTTTCCTGCTGTTGCTGGTCGGGTTGCAGCTGCGTAATAGCGGAATGTCACTCAAACAAATCATCCTCAACCGCCGCGGTATGATTATCGCCGTGCTGGTGTGTGTGAGCGCACTGGTAGGCGGCGCCGTCGCTGCCCTGTTGCTGGGACTGCCGATAAAAACAGGCTTAGCCATTGCGTCTGCCTACGGCTGGTATTCCCTTTCGGGGATCATGATGACCGATGCGTTTGGCCCGGTAATCGGCAGCGCGGCCTTCTTCAACGATCTGGCGCGTGAATTATTTGCCATTATGATGATCCCAACGCTGGTACAGCGCAGCCGCTCATCCGCGTTAGGCCTGTGCGGTGCTACCTCCATGGACTTCACGTTGCCTGTTCTACAACGCAGCGGTGGCTTAGAATTAGTGCCCGCCGCTATCGTTCATGGCTTTGCCTTAAGCCTGATCGCACCGGTTCTGATGGCCGTTTTCTCCTCATAA
- a CDS encoding ATP-dependent endonuclease encodes MYLERIEIVGFRGINRLSLTLDENTVLIGENAWGKSSLLDALTLCLSPNADLYHFESQDFYFPPGDESAKERYLQIVFVFCESDVGHHNAPRYRPLSSLWQEGNDRFQRIYFRQEGELCDDGTVCTWRSFLDQNGEPLKLHHVDKLAREIVRLHPVLRLRDARFIRRLRPNPLAERQIPDQAEITQQLDDLTREMVRNPQKLSNSELRQGLNAMQLLLEHYFAEQGQQPQNSRRRRRHSDEVHGRQAWRSLENMNQMVAESGSRNMRLILLGLFSTLLQAKGAITLDPHARPLLLVEDPETRLHPIMLSVAWGLLNQLPLQKITTTNSGELLSLVPVDRVCRLVRQSNRVATYRIGPQGMSPEDSRRIAFHIRFNRASTLFARCWLLVEGETEVWLLNELARQCGYHFETEGIKVIEFAQCGIRPLVKFARHMGLEWHVLVDGDDAGRKYAAAVRALTEHAKENERDRLTALPAPDMEHYMYREGFASVYHDIAGLPSNVPLSARKVITKAIHRSSKPDLAISVAAQAEIWGRDSVPALIKGMFSRVIWLARGKAE; translated from the coding sequence ATGTATCTAGAACGGATCGAAATTGTCGGTTTCAGAGGGATAAACCGCCTCTCTTTGACGCTGGATGAGAATACGGTTCTGATCGGTGAAAATGCGTGGGGGAAATCCAGTCTTTTGGATGCGCTAACGCTGTGTCTTTCACCTAACGCCGATCTGTATCACTTCGAATCGCAAGATTTCTATTTCCCTCCCGGCGATGAAAGCGCAAAAGAGCGTTACCTGCAAATTGTCTTCGTGTTCTGTGAATCAGATGTTGGGCACCACAACGCGCCCCGTTATCGACCACTTTCCTCCCTATGGCAGGAGGGTAACGATCGGTTTCAACGTATCTATTTTCGTCAGGAAGGCGAGCTGTGTGATGATGGAACGGTGTGTACGTGGCGTTCTTTTCTCGATCAAAATGGCGAACCGCTAAAACTGCATCACGTCGATAAGCTGGCGCGTGAGATTGTTCGGTTGCATCCGGTACTGCGCCTGCGCGATGCGCGCTTTATTCGCCGATTGCGCCCTAACCCGTTGGCAGAACGCCAGATCCCCGATCAGGCTGAAATTACCCAGCAGCTAGACGATCTGACGCGTGAAATGGTGCGTAACCCGCAAAAGCTGAGCAATAGCGAACTGCGTCAGGGCCTGAATGCCATGCAGCTGCTGTTGGAACACTATTTTGCCGAGCAGGGGCAACAGCCACAGAACTCGCGTCGTCGCAGACGTCATAGTGATGAAGTACACGGACGTCAGGCGTGGCGTTCGCTCGAAAATATGAATCAAATGGTGGCTGAATCCGGCAGTCGAAACATGCGGTTGATTTTGCTGGGGCTATTTTCAACGCTATTGCAGGCTAAAGGCGCGATCACGCTCGATCCCCATGCGCGTCCTCTGCTGCTGGTGGAAGATCCTGAAACTCGCCTGCATCCGATCATGTTGTCGGTGGCGTGGGGGCTACTCAATCAGCTACCGCTGCAAAAAATCACCACCACCAACTCTGGCGAATTACTTTCATTGGTACCGGTTGATCGCGTATGCCGTTTGGTGCGTCAGTCAAATCGTGTCGCAACCTATCGTATTGGCCCGCAGGGGATGTCACCTGAAGATAGCCGACGGATTGCCTTCCATATTCGATTTAATCGGGCGTCGACGCTGTTTGCCCGTTGCTGGCTGTTGGTTGAGGGGGAGACGGAGGTTTGGTTGCTCAATGAGCTCGCGCGGCAGTGCGGCTATCATTTCGAAACCGAAGGGATCAAAGTCATTGAGTTTGCGCAGTGCGGTATTCGCCCGCTGGTGAAATTTGCGCGCCATATGGGATTAGAGTGGCACGTGCTGGTTGACGGCGACGATGCGGGACGTAAATATGCCGCGGCGGTACGTGCGCTGACCGAGCATGCCAAAGAGAATGAACGCGATCGTCTTACAGCACTACCCGCGCCGGATATGGAGCATTACATGTACCGTGAGGGGTTTGCGTCGGTGTATCACGATATCGCAGGCCTACCGAGCAACGTACCACTTTCAGCGCGTAAGGTGATTACCAAAGCGATACATCGCTCATCTAAACCTGATTTAGCCATTTCTGTGGCAGCACAGGCTGAAATTTGGGGTAGAGATTCCGTGCCCGCGCTAATCAAAGGGATGTTTTCACGTGTGATTTGGTTAGCAAGAGGAAAAGCGGAGTGA
- a CDS encoding VirK/YbjX family protein: MSQISVERTADPSMTGFQLFNSLVKGDLKPGRLWHAKNYRAKFALRTLLAPLTTIKLLENIAAIPTCQDVLLAQPRLPCKLHHPYLNVHFKRQDTVKAIGEHYQMMDDALPHSVLRKIYNAKPYYLCEIIGKNGQLFRIGISPIDSLNKEGELSLLFYNDEGTMLSECTFTLLTYLDKKTLFVGGLQGPKRSVPHELIQTATKECHGLFPKRLLMQALCLFAKSVGCEQILAVGNDTHIYKNWRYNKKKSSRMMSDYDSFWLSIGAETTQEGYFRLPLTIARKSLEEIASKKRAEYRRRYQLLDDLELAAHAALSR; this comes from the coding sequence ATGTCTCAAATCAGCGTCGAACGCACAGCAGATCCATCCATGACGGGTTTCCAGCTTTTTAACTCTCTGGTGAAAGGAGACTTAAAGCCGGGGCGTCTTTGGCATGCGAAAAATTACCGCGCGAAATTTGCGCTCAGAACGCTGTTAGCCCCGCTGACAACCATAAAGTTGCTGGAAAACATTGCTGCAATTCCAACCTGCCAGGACGTGCTTTTAGCTCAGCCTCGCCTGCCGTGTAAACTTCATCACCCCTATCTGAATGTTCACTTCAAGCGCCAAGACACCGTCAAAGCCATTGGCGAACATTACCAGATGATGGATGACGCGCTGCCGCACAGCGTTTTGCGCAAAATATATAATGCCAAGCCGTATTATCTGTGTGAAATAATTGGGAAAAATGGCCAGTTATTCCGCATAGGGATAAGCCCTATAGATAGTCTGAATAAAGAAGGCGAGCTATCGTTATTATTTTATAACGATGAAGGCACCATGCTGTCTGAATGCACATTTACCCTGCTAACCTATTTGGATAAAAAAACGTTATTCGTCGGTGGATTACAGGGACCAAAACGATCTGTCCCTCATGAGCTTATTCAGACCGCAACCAAAGAATGCCATGGCTTATTCCCTAAGCGCCTTTTGATGCAGGCACTTTGCTTATTTGCCAAGAGTGTGGGGTGCGAACAGATATTAGCCGTCGGCAATGACACCCATATCTATAAAAACTGGCGCTACAACAAAAAGAAAAGCAGCAGGATGATGTCTGACTACGACAGCTTCTGGCTCTCAATCGGCGCAGAAACAACGCAGGAAGGTTATTTCCGCCTACCATTAACGATTGCCAGAAAATCGTTGGAAGAGATCGCCAGCAAAAAACGCGCCGAATATCGCCGCCGCTACCAGTTGCTGGACGACCTTGAATTAGCCGCTCACGCAGCGCTGAGTCGTTAA
- the cspD gene encoding cold shock-like protein CspD — METGTVKWFNNAKGFGFICPVNGGEDIFAHYSSIQMEGYRTLKAGQQVQFNVQEGPKGNHANTIVPIEVEMTA, encoded by the coding sequence ATGGAGACGGGTACCGTTAAATGGTTCAATAATGCAAAAGGTTTTGGCTTTATCTGTCCTGTGAACGGTGGCGAAGACATTTTTGCACACTATTCCTCAATTCAGATGGAGGGTTACCGCACACTGAAAGCCGGGCAACAAGTCCAATTTAATGTGCAAGAAGGCCCTAAGGGTAACCACGCCAACACCATCGTTCCCATCGAAGTAGAGATGACGGCCTAA
- the clpS gene encoding ATP-dependent Clp protease adapter ClpS, with the protein MANQNDWLNFEQLADSKQIDEVKPPSMYKVILNNDDYTPMEFVIDVLQKFFSYDIERATQLMLTVHYKGKAICGVFTAEVAETKVAHVNRYARENEHPLLCTLEKAG; encoded by the coding sequence ATGGCAAACCAAAACGACTGGCTGAATTTCGAACAATTAGCCGACAGCAAACAAATCGATGAGGTAAAACCGCCGTCAATGTATAAAGTTATACTTAACAATGACGACTACACACCGATGGAATTTGTGATTGACGTCCTGCAAAAGTTTTTTTCATATGATATTGAACGTGCAACGCAGTTGATGCTTACTGTGCATTATAAAGGAAAAGCGATTTGCGGTGTTTTCACCGCTGAGGTGGCGGAAACTAAAGTCGCTCACGTCAATCGGTATGCGCGGGAGAACGAGCATCCACTGTTGTGTACGTTAGAAAAGGCCGGTTAA